The stretch of DNA CGAAGACGCTGCGTGGGAAGTATATCATCGAGAGAGCGCGTGAGGCGGCCAAGCAGGGCCGAAAGGACAAACTCGGATTGTTGATGATTACCCAGAACCCCGAGGACATCGACGACGAGGTTCTCAAGCAGACGAACACGAACGTCTTCCTCGGTCTCCGCGACGAGGTGGTTGAGAAAGTGCCGTCCGTACCTGCGGAGTTCAAGCGCGATATCCCGAAGTTCAGCAAGGGACAGGCGGTCGTCAAGGCACCGGACGTCGAGGCGGTAGAGGTCATTGGTCTACCGTACTGCGTGACGAAACACGGCAAGCATGACAACTGAGACGATAAAACCGATCGTCCCGTTCATTGTCCGGTTTCGACCGTCTCGGTTCACTGGACCCGAAGTCTCTTATGAACCAGCGCCCTATCGCTGGCAATGACCGATACGGTGGACGACGTGGAGCAACCGTACGATACAGACGCCTCACACCAGGAGAAGATCGATTCGCTCGAAGACCGCATCGACATCCTCGACGCCCAGAACGAGGAGATGCGCGACAAGCTGCTCGACGCGAACGCCGAGAACAACAAGTACCAGCAGAAGCTCGAACGGCTCAACCACGAGAACAAGAAGCTGAAGCAGTCGCCGCTGTTCGTCGCCACAGTCCAGGAAGTCGCCGAGGACGGCATCATCATCAAACAGCACGGCAACAACCAGGAGGCGCTCACCGAGGTCACCGACGAGCTCCACGAGAAGCTCGAACCGGGCTCCCGTGTCGCGGTCAACAACTCCCTTTCCGTGGTCACCGACCTCTCGGACGAGACCGACGTCCGGGCGCGGGTGATGGAAGTCGAGGAGAGTCCCGGTGTCGACTACGACGACATCGGCGGCCTCGCGGAACAGATGAACGAAGTGCGGGAGACCGTCGAGCTCCCGCTCGAGAGCCCGGAGATGTTCGACGACGTCGGCATCCAGCCCCCATCGGGTGTGCTGCTCCACGGGCCACCCGGCACGGGCAAAACGATGCTCGCGAAGGCGGTCGCGAACCAGACCGACGCGACGTTCATCAAGATGGCTGGCTCGGAGCTCGTCCACAAGTTCATCGGTGAGGGCGCGAAGCTCGTCCGGGACCTCTTCGAGGTCGCCCGTGAACACGAGCCCGCGGTGATTTTCATCGACGAGATCGACGCGATCGCCTCGAAACGCACCGACTCCAAAACGTCGGGCGACGCCGAGGTCCAGCGCACGATGATGCAGCTCCTCTCCGAGATGGACGGGTTCGAGGAGCGCGGCGAGATCCGGATCATCGCCGCCACCAACCGCTTCGACATGCTCGATCGCGCCATCCTCCGGCCCGGCCGGTTCGACCGGCTCATCGAGGTTCCCAAACCCGACGCCGAGGGTCGCGAGAAGATCTTCGCGATCCACACCCAGGAGATGAACCTCGCCGACGATGTCGAGTTCTCGGAGCTCGCGGCGGACGCGACCGACGCCAGCGGCGCGGACATCAAGGCGGTCTGTACCGAGGCCGGGATGTTCGCCATCCGCGACGAGCGCACCGAGGTCCGGATGACCGACTTCGACGAGGCGTGGGAGAAGATCGAGGCCGACGAGGAGGCGACCGGCGACGTGACCAAAACCTTCGCCTAAACAACGTTTTTACGTCGTCGGGTGGCCTCCCTCCGGTCGGCCACCACTCTCTGCTCACGGGTGCGGAGCACCCGTTCGCACGGTACGAGGGACGCTTCGCGCCCCTCGCTATCGCCGGCGCTTCGCGCCGGCTGTAAGAGGTTCCTTCGGAACCTCTCTACTCGCAAAAACGTTGATGAAAAACTCCCGCGAGCGCCCGCTGGGCGCTCGCGGTGAGAACACTGGCGCTCTCCGCGACCGCAACCGCACCGCCACGCAACCGCCGACCGCAACCGCCACGCAACCGCCGACCGCCACGCAACCGCCGACCGCCACGCAACCGCCGACCGCAACCGCACCGCCGAAGCCCTCGTTCGCTTCGCTCACTCGCCCTTCATCCACCAGGTCCGCACCGTAATACCACAACATCCGCAGCACGATTCGTCGGAGTCGGGGTCATTCCGACGGAAGCTGTGGTCGGTAGAACTGAGGCGCGTGGTGGCCGTACACGGCGTATCGAGGTCGAAATTGGACCGTATT from Halococcus salifodinae DSM 8989 encodes:
- the pan1 gene encoding proteasome-activating nucleotidase Pan1 — translated: MTDTVDDVEQPYDTDASHQEKIDSLEDRIDILDAQNEEMRDKLLDANAENNKYQQKLERLNHENKKLKQSPLFVATVQEVAEDGIIIKQHGNNQEALTEVTDELHEKLEPGSRVAVNNSLSVVTDLSDETDVRARVMEVEESPGVDYDDIGGLAEQMNEVRETVELPLESPEMFDDVGIQPPSGVLLHGPPGTGKTMLAKAVANQTDATFIKMAGSELVHKFIGEGAKLVRDLFEVAREHEPAVIFIDEIDAIASKRTDSKTSGDAEVQRTMMQLLSEMDGFEERGEIRIIAATNRFDMLDRAILRPGRFDRLIEVPKPDAEGREKIFAIHTQEMNLADDVEFSELAADATDASGADIKAVCTEAGMFAIRDERTEVRMTDFDEAWEKIEADEEATGDVTKTFA